In Chthonomonadales bacterium, one genomic interval encodes:
- a CDS encoding LacI family DNA-binding transcriptional regulator, with the protein MVTLQDVARLAGVSCATASRALAGSPLVRPATRERVRCVAAQAGYHVNRVARSLATRATCTLGLVVPEVINPYYPKLIHLSVQEARRAGYSVLLTISGSHQEDEGECVRSLYERRADGIIVVTGTGGLTARPEVERLHERGVPVVLLGWVAGAERFSMVTGDDAAGARALTRHLLAAGRRRIVLVGGTAVRGPFDRIRGFLEAIREAGLPEEGSLCPAVDGDRALADTLSGLMARAEPPDALFAYNDTLAAGVLRELEAMGIAVPDRVAVVGFDNLDLAEVVRPRLTTVDYPIEAFAEQAVRMVLERLQDGCQPPRRVIVTPHIVVRQSCGGGRPAAR; encoded by the coding sequence GTGGTGACCCTGCAGGATGTCGCCCGCCTCGCCGGCGTCTCGTGCGCCACAGCCTCCCGCGCGCTCGCCGGAAGCCCGCTCGTCAGACCCGCTACCCGCGAGCGCGTGCGGTGCGTCGCCGCCCAGGCCGGCTACCACGTCAACCGGGTCGCCCGCAGCCTTGCGACCCGCGCCACCTGCACTCTGGGCCTGGTGGTGCCCGAGGTGATCAATCCCTACTACCCCAAACTGATCCACCTGAGCGTGCAGGAGGCGCGCCGGGCCGGCTACTCGGTGTTGCTCACCATCAGCGGCTCCCATCAGGAGGACGAGGGCGAGTGTGTGCGCTCGCTCTACGAGCGTCGCGCCGACGGCATCATCGTCGTCACCGGGACCGGCGGCCTGACGGCGCGCCCCGAGGTGGAGAGGCTCCACGAGCGCGGCGTGCCCGTCGTGCTGCTGGGCTGGGTGGCTGGCGCCGAGCGTTTCAGCATGGTGACGGGCGACGATGCCGCCGGGGCGCGGGCGCTCACTCGCCACCTGCTCGCGGCCGGTCGCCGGCGCATCGTGCTCGTGGGCGGCACGGCCGTGCGCGGCCCGTTCGACCGCATACGCGGTTTCCTGGAGGCGATCCGCGAGGCCGGCCTGCCCGAAGAGGGCAGCCTGTGCCCCGCGGTCGACGGCGACAGGGCGCTCGCCGATACACTGAGCGGCCTCATGGCCCGGGCCGAGCCGCCCGACGCCCTGTTCGCCTACAACGACACCCTCGCCGCCGGGGTCCTCCGCGAGCTCGAGGCCATGGGGATCGCGGTACCCGATCGCGTCGCCGTCGTCGGCTTCGACAACCTGGACCTGGCGGAGGTGGTGCGGCCGCGCCTTACTACCGTCGATTACCCCATCGAGGCATTCGCCGAGCAGGCCGTGCGCATGGTGCTGGAGCGCCTGCAAGATGGGTGCCAGCCACCGCGGCGCGTCATCGTCACGCCGCACATCGTCGTTCGGCAGTCCTGCGGCGGCGGCCGGCCCGCCGCACGCTGA
- a CDS encoding extracellular solute-binding protein produces MTRQRRWLLVAALLAACAGGCGRKSGSPASGSEVEVALFKGGYGIDFFEQAAREYEQKHPGVRLKVWGNPRVWEQLRPRFVAGTPPDLAWPGWGMDYWPLVYEGQVTPLDDALAGPAYDGKGIWRDTFEPSLLRLGQYDGKQYMLPYYFSINGWWYDRHLFAKHGWQPPRTFSELLSLCEKIKAAGIAPITYQGKYPYYMVTGFLLPWAISAGGIQAVDDAQNLVPGAWKSPAFLQAARMVRELKDRGFFQEGANGMSHTESQMEFVSGRAAMIPCGTWLYSEMSKQLPPADRFQMVYFLPPVLDDGPGDPTNVAIGIEPWVVPTRGKHRDTAIDFYKYLTSLPKAKEFVEQKGTLMSIKGSDQAKLPEHLEEPARAFREARTVWSVEYVQWYPALGTASQNAMAALLNGEASPEEFVQRLEDAAEKIRRDRTVPRHQVAPH; encoded by the coding sequence ATGACGAGACAGCGCCGCTGGCTACTGGTCGCCGCCCTCCTGGCCGCCTGCGCCGGAGGATGCGGGAGGAAGAGCGGCTCGCCGGCGTCCGGGAGCGAGGTGGAGGTCGCCCTTTTCAAGGGCGGCTACGGCATCGACTTCTTCGAGCAGGCCGCGCGCGAGTACGAGCAGAAGCACCCGGGCGTGCGCCTCAAGGTCTGGGGCAACCCGCGCGTGTGGGAGCAGCTTCGGCCCCGGTTCGTGGCCGGGACGCCACCGGACCTCGCCTGGCCCGGATGGGGGATGGACTACTGGCCCCTCGTCTACGAGGGTCAGGTGACCCCGCTTGACGACGCGCTCGCCGGGCCGGCCTACGACGGCAAGGGCATCTGGCGCGACACCTTCGAGCCGAGCCTGCTGCGGCTCGGGCAGTACGACGGCAAGCAGTACATGCTGCCCTACTACTTCAGCATCAACGGCTGGTGGTACGACCGGCACCTGTTCGCGAAGCATGGCTGGCAGCCGCCGCGCACCTTCTCCGAGTTGCTGTCGCTCTGCGAGAAGATCAAGGCGGCCGGAATCGCGCCCATCACCTACCAGGGCAAGTATCCTTACTACATGGTGACGGGCTTCCTCCTGCCCTGGGCCATCAGCGCCGGCGGCATCCAGGCAGTCGACGACGCACAGAACCTGGTGCCAGGCGCCTGGAAGTCGCCAGCGTTCCTGCAAGCCGCTCGAATGGTCAGGGAACTGAAGGACCGTGGCTTCTTCCAGGAGGGCGCCAACGGGATGAGCCACACGGAGTCGCAGATGGAGTTCGTCTCCGGGCGCGCCGCGATGATCCCGTGCGGCACCTGGCTCTACTCGGAGATGAGCAAACAACTCCCGCCGGCCGACCGCTTCCAGATGGTCTACTTCCTGCCGCCGGTGCTCGACGACGGGCCCGGCGACCCGACGAACGTGGCCATCGGCATCGAGCCGTGGGTCGTGCCGACCCGGGGCAAGCACCGCGACACCGCGATCGACTTCTACAAGTACCTGACGTCGCTGCCCAAGGCGAAGGAGTTCGTGGAGCAGAAGGGCACGCTGATGTCGATCAAGGGCAGCGACCAGGCGAAGCTGCCGGAGCATCTGGAGGAGCCCGCCCGCGCCTTCCGTGAGGCAAGGACGGTCTGGTCCGTGGAGTATGTTCAGTGGTACCCGGCGCTAGGGACGGCGAGCCAGAACGCGATGGCGGCGCTGCTCAACGGCGAGGCGAGCCCGGAGGAGTTCGTGCAGCGCCTTGAGGACGCGGCCGAGAAGATTCGGCGGGACCGCACCGTCCCGCGGCACCAGGTCGCTCCGCACTGA
- a CDS encoding sugar ABC transporter permease has product MRRARERAAFVALFLLPATALYGLFVVWPVAQAFGLSLYRWRGVSEQKTFVGLGNFRRLLADPVFGLSLLHNVELLVVAGAAILVIALALAHALHTGGTGARVLRSVYLFPQIISLVVVAILWMFVLNPSFGILNGTLKAVGLPRLALDWLGTPDTALPAVGAAFVWHGLGFYVMLFSAGLRAIPVEVNEAALLDGVGGLTRFAHVTLPMLWAVMRVALVYLVINALNVFALVYLMTVGGPDRRTEVMLTYLYEQGFRHSDFGFATALAVANVAIVMALSAAVFAALRRDPREGRA; this is encoded by the coding sequence ATGCGCCGAGCACGCGAGCGCGCGGCCTTCGTGGCCCTGTTCCTGCTGCCCGCCACGGCGCTCTACGGGCTGTTCGTCGTGTGGCCCGTCGCCCAGGCGTTCGGCCTTTCGCTCTACCGCTGGCGCGGCGTCTCCGAGCAGAAGACCTTCGTGGGGCTGGGCAACTTCCGGCGGCTGCTCGCCGACCCCGTGTTCGGCCTGTCTCTGCTCCACAATGTGGAGTTGCTGGTGGTTGCCGGCGCGGCGATCCTGGTGATCGCCCTCGCCCTGGCCCACGCGCTGCACACGGGCGGCACCGGCGCGCGCGTGCTTCGCTCGGTCTATCTCTTCCCGCAGATCATCTCGCTGGTCGTCGTGGCCATCCTGTGGATGTTTGTGCTGAACCCGTCGTTCGGGATCCTGAACGGCACGCTGAAGGCCGTTGGGCTGCCGCGTCTGGCCCTCGACTGGCTGGGCACGCCAGACACGGCGCTGCCCGCGGTCGGGGCCGCCTTCGTGTGGCACGGGCTCGGCTTCTATGTCATGCTCTTCTCGGCCGGCCTGCGCGCCATTCCGGTCGAGGTAAACGAGGCGGCGCTCCTGGACGGCGTCGGCGGCCTCACGCGCTTCGCCCACGTTACGCTGCCCATGCTCTGGGCGGTGATGCGGGTCGCGCTCGTCTACCTGGTCATCAACGCCCTCAACGTGTTCGCGCTGGTCTATCTGATGACCGTGGGCGGCCCGGACCGCCGCACCGAGGTGATGCTCACGTACCTCTATGAGCAGGGCTTTCGCCACAGCGACTTCGGGTTCGCCACGGCGCTGGCGGTCGCCAACGTCGCCATCGTCATGGCGCTGAGCGCGGCCGTGTTCGCCGCCCTGCGGCGCGACCCGCGGGAGGGCCGCGCATGA